One segment of Nostoc piscinale CENA21 DNA contains the following:
- the proC gene encoding pyrroline-5-carboxylate reductase, producing the protein MLGDLQIAFIGGGTMGEMIISRLLSTKVVQKPELIVVSDPLSPRCLHLEREYGVRTTTSNIEAIQGASIVVLAVKPQVLASVMAMLKGKISPDVLVISIIGGVGIASLCEGLNHAAVVRTMPNIAVQVGHGTTVWSASSSVTEVQRSQTQVILQALGKEFVTQNEHYLDMSTALSSAGTGFIYLYIEAMIDAGVQMGLTRIQAQELTLHTIAGSIDLMFQTNEHPAVLRNKVTSPGGVTAAGLYELEKGGMRTVIANAVLTALSRTQQLGSMF; encoded by the coding sequence ATGCTGGGAGATTTACAAATAGCCTTTATCGGCGGTGGAACGATGGGCGAAATGATAATTAGTAGATTGTTATCAACGAAGGTTGTGCAAAAACCTGAACTAATTGTTGTTAGCGACCCACTTTCTCCGCGATGCCTTCATTTAGAGAGAGAATATGGAGTACGTACTACAACCTCCAACATAGAAGCTATACAGGGTGCATCTATTGTGGTGTTAGCTGTAAAGCCGCAGGTGTTAGCCTCTGTTATGGCTATGTTGAAAGGTAAAATTTCACCTGATGTTTTAGTAATTAGTATTATCGGTGGAGTTGGTATTGCATCTTTGTGTGAAGGGTTAAATCATGCTGCTGTTGTTCGCACCATGCCAAATATTGCTGTGCAAGTTGGTCATGGAACTACCGTATGGAGCGCATCATCAAGTGTGACTGAGGTACAGCGATCTCAGACACAAGTCATTTTACAAGCATTAGGTAAAGAGTTTGTTACCCAAAATGAACATTACCTTGATATGTCAACAGCTTTGAGTAGTGCTGGGACTGGGTTTATATATCTGTATATCGAAGCGATGATTGATGCTGGCGTGCAGATGGGTTTAACTCGCATACAAGCCCAAGAATTAACATTACATACAATTGCTGGCAGTATAGACCTGATGTTTCAGACTAACGAACATCCCGCAGTCTTACGCAACAAGGTAACGAGTCCTGGGGGAGTGACTGCTGCTGGCCTTTACGAGTTAGAAAAAGGTGGGATGCGAACTGTGATTGCTAATGCAGTGCTTACAGCTTTGAGCCGCACTCAACAACTAGGCAGTATGTTTTAA
- a CDS encoding zinc-binding dehydrogenase, translating to MPLAAVMTAPNKPVTVQQLSDPILEKGGIIIETLYSEVCGTDVHLLRGHLEGVPYPIIPGHFSVGRVVETGGQVSDVNGKLIQPGAIATFLDVHETCYNCWYCLVAKASTRCPQRKVYGVTYSANEGLLGGWSQLIYLKPGVKVLTLPEEVSPKQFIAGGCALPTALHAIDRAQIQIGDVVVVQGCGPVGLSAAILALLSGAGKVIVIDKFESRLAVAKSFGVDETLVINADKPREHLERVLELTNGHGADVTIEATGVPIAVKEGLNITRNGGRYVIVGHYTNTGEILINPHLEINLKHIDIRGTWGIDFSHFYRMIELLKRHTDSRKNIAWESIISRSYTLEEINQALADVEQGSVLKAVIQPNLS from the coding sequence ATGCCCTTAGCAGCTGTGATGACTGCACCTAATAAACCAGTTACAGTGCAACAATTATCAGACCCAATTCTAGAAAAGGGTGGAATCATTATTGAAACCTTATATAGTGAGGTTTGTGGAACTGATGTACATCTACTGCGTGGACATTTAGAGGGAGTCCCCTACCCGATTATCCCTGGTCACTTTTCAGTAGGTCGTGTGGTGGAAACAGGGGGACAGGTTAGCGATGTCAATGGTAAATTAATTCAGCCTGGAGCGATCGCCACTTTTCTAGATGTTCACGAAACTTGTTACAACTGCTGGTATTGTCTAGTCGCCAAAGCCTCCACGCGCTGTCCCCAACGTAAGGTTTATGGTGTCACCTACTCAGCCAACGAGGGGTTGTTGGGTGGTTGGTCTCAACTAATTTACCTTAAACCAGGTGTAAAGGTTCTCACTTTACCTGAAGAAGTCTCGCCAAAGCAATTCATCGCAGGAGGATGTGCTTTACCCACTGCACTACACGCTATTGATAGAGCGCAGATTCAAATTGGTGATGTTGTAGTAGTGCAAGGTTGCGGCCCTGTGGGTTTGAGTGCAGCAATTCTGGCTTTGCTCTCAGGTGCAGGTAAAGTGATTGTGATTGATAAATTTGAGAGTCGATTAGCAGTTGCTAAATCCTTTGGTGTAGATGAAACACTGGTAATTAATGCTGATAAGCCACGAGAACATCTAGAGCGAGTTTTGGAATTGACAAACGGACATGGTGCTGATGTGACAATTGAAGCCACAGGCGTTCCTATTGCTGTTAAAGAAGGCTTGAATATAACGAGAAATGGCGGTCGTTATGTGATTGTTGGGCATTACACAAACACAGGTGAAATTCTGATTAATCCACACTTAGAAATTAATTTAAAACATATAGATATTCGCGGAACTTGGGGAATTGATTTCAGCCATTTTTACAGAATGATTGAATTACTCAAGCGTCATACTGATTCCAGAAAAAATATTGCTTGGGAAAGTATAATTAGCCGTTCGTATACTTTAGAAGAAATTAATCAAGCCCTAGCAGATGTAGAGCAAGGCTCTGTATTAAAAGCTGTAATTCAGCCTAATTTATCTTGA
- a CDS encoding ABC transporter ATP-binding protein/permease: protein MTAQVLQSKPATNPFSDFFQFWENVKAIAGPYWYPTKPGERAFSEVIRAWGMLLLLLLVIIVYVGVNAGNTFIHRYLIDVIIQEKDAAKFTSTISIYAVGIVSITLLIGFNKFLRRQISLHWYQWLENNILNKYLRNRAYYKINFKADIDNPDQRLSQEIEPITSSAINFSATFLEKALEMMTFLVIIWSISQQIAIVIIIYTIICNFIGGYLNQEFIKINQAELEAKGDYSYALTHVRNHAESIAFYQGEQQELKIIERRFLSLIKTIQLKIGWERNQAIFNRGYRGAIELGMLLVLSPLYIKGEIDFGQVGQATTAGYQFAAALEELIRELGVSGRFSSYVERLSEFSNALEAVSKQPENVSTIKTIEEKQFAFENVTLQTPNYEQVIVENLSVSVQAGEGLLIVGPSGRGKSSLLRAIAGLWNAGTGRLVRPPLEELLFLPQRPYIILGTLREQLLYPKTNQQMKDAELKAVLQQVNLQNLLSRVEGFDTEVPWENILSLGEQQRLAFARLLITHPRFTILDEATSALDLKNEGSLYQQLKETKTTFISVGHRESLFDYHQWVLELSQDSSWQLVTVQDYRKQKNLVSNSPANTQISSNDESQNQLAVLTQKATNEELSHKEMSELTYYSIKTVRSKASKGDSITTRDGVTYRYDKDPKVLKWVRV, encoded by the coding sequence ATGACAGCCCAAGTTCTTCAATCTAAACCTGCAACAAATCCTTTTTCAGACTTTTTTCAATTTTGGGAAAATGTCAAAGCGATCGCTGGCCCGTATTGGTATCCCACAAAGCCAGGTGAAAGAGCATTTTCTGAGGTAATTCGCGCATGGGGAATGCTTCTTTTACTCTTATTAGTAATAATTGTATATGTAGGTGTAAATGCTGGTAATACATTTATTCATCGCTACCTAATAGATGTCATTATTCAAGAGAAAGATGCTGCTAAATTTACTTCTACTATCTCAATTTATGCTGTTGGTATTGTTTCAATAACGCTTTTGATAGGATTTAATAAATTTCTCAGAAGGCAAATTTCTCTGCATTGGTATCAATGGCTGGAAAATAATATTTTAAATAAATATTTGAGAAATCGTGCTTATTACAAAATAAATTTTAAAGCCGACATTGATAACCCAGATCAACGCTTATCCCAAGAAATTGAACCGATTACGAGTAGTGCTATCAACTTTTCAGCTACTTTCCTAGAAAAAGCATTGGAAATGATGACTTTTTTAGTAATTATCTGGTCAATTTCCCAACAGATAGCTATTGTTATCATTATTTATACAATTATCTGTAATTTTATTGGTGGTTACTTAAATCAAGAATTTATTAAAATTAATCAGGCAGAACTCGAAGCTAAAGGCGATTATAGTTATGCTCTAACTCATGTGCGAAATCATGCTGAGTCTATAGCTTTTTATCAAGGAGAACAACAAGAATTAAAGATAATTGAACGTCGATTCCTGAGCCTAATTAAAACTATTCAACTTAAGATTGGTTGGGAGAGAAATCAGGCAATTTTTAACAGAGGATATCGAGGTGCTATCGAACTTGGTATGCTCTTAGTACTCTCACCTTTATACATTAAAGGTGAAATTGATTTTGGACAAGTTGGACAAGCCACTACCGCTGGCTATCAGTTTGCAGCCGCGTTAGAAGAATTAATTCGTGAATTGGGTGTTTCTGGGCGATTTTCTAGTTACGTTGAGCGTTTATCGGAATTTTCAAATGCTTTAGAAGCAGTAAGTAAACAACCGGAAAATGTTAGTACGATTAAAACAATAGAAGAAAAGCAATTTGCTTTTGAGAATGTCACTCTGCAAACACCCAACTATGAACAGGTAATTGTCGAAAATTTGTCTGTTTCTGTTCAAGCTGGAGAAGGCTTATTAATTGTCGGCCCTAGTGGTAGAGGTAAAAGTTCTCTACTAAGAGCGATCGCTGGTTTGTGGAATGCGGGAACTGGTCGTTTGGTACGACCTCCCCTAGAAGAACTCTTATTCTTACCCCAACGTCCTTATATTATTCTGGGAACTTTGCGCGAACAGTTACTCTACCCTAAAACTAATCAACAAATGAAAGATGCAGAACTCAAAGCAGTTTTGCAACAAGTAAATCTGCAAAACTTGCTCAGTCGAGTTGAAGGCTTTGATACTGAAGTTCCTTGGGAGAACATATTATCGCTTGGAGAACAACAACGCCTAGCTTTCGCACGCCTGTTAATAACTCATCCAAGATTCACCATATTAGATGAAGCAACAAGTGCCTTGGATTTGAAAAACGAAGGAAGTTTATATCAACAATTAAAAGAGACAAAAACAACATTTATTAGTGTTGGACATCGAGAAAGCTTATTTGATTATCATCAATGGGTTTTGGAACTTTCGCAAGATTCTAGCTGGCAATTGGTGACTGTTCAAGATTACCGAAAGCAAAAAAATCTAGTTTCTAATTCTCCAGCAAATACTCAAATATCGTCTAATGATGAATCTCAAAATCAGTTAGCTGTCTTAACTCAAAAAGCTACAAATGAAGAACTTTCTCATAAAGAAATGAGCGAATTAACATACTATTCCATTAAAACTGTCAGAAGTAAGGCCAGCAAAGGGGATTCTATCACTACTAGAGACGGTGTTACCTATCGATATGACAAAGATCCCAAAGTGTTGAAATGGGTGAGAGTTTAG